From the genome of Notolabrus celidotus isolate fNotCel1 chromosome 5, fNotCel1.pri, whole genome shotgun sequence, one region includes:
- the emsy gene encoding BRCA2-interacting transcriptional repressor EMSY isoform X8, with translation MTMIQLEKPVLPGTMPVVWPTILDLGRDECKRILRKLELEAYAGVISALRAQGDLTKDKKDLLGELTKILGISTERHRAEVRRAVNDERLTTIAYHMSGPNSSSEWSIEGRRLVPLMPRLVPQTAFTVTANAVASATANQNASLLLPAETGNKEVVVCYSYTSTTCTSTSATATSGIGATVKSPRPPSPSSNVVVLPSGSTVYVKSVSCSDEDEKPRKRRRTNSSSSSPVMLKEVTKVSPQVSKSITVPVSGSPKMSNIMQSIANSLPPHLSPVKITFTKPTIQTTSSTTQKVIIVTTSPSSNFVPNILSKSHAHNNAALSKLAASSILTAPTQKQTVVFPASASPSNTVAVTTVVSSSPSVVMSTVASCAGSAGVKVASARLPSPKTMVGSPAQIMAQFPKQQSPKQLQQGSALGAAGVGQAQATCSSPGGKPTIQIKQESGVKIITQQVQPSKILPKPSSVLSSSSSSPIMVVSSNGAIMTTKLVTQPTATQATYTRPTVSPGIGARITASSGGTTYVKTTSGNIITVVPKSLATLGGKIISSNIVSGTTTKITTIPMTSKPNVIVVQKTTGKGATIQGLPGKNVVTTLLNAGGLQAVQGTKPAIITASRPITKMIVTQPKGMGSGSQATATKIIPTKIVYGQQGKTQVLIKPKPVFQTALVEQTRQLVTETLQQVTRSVDILQGQTSGQDGSTKDEPGEASHSSAQEPHPVVHVVSSREQDWTEQEVSVESSPTIIYQEVSAGESQSATSTIKALLELQQTTVKEKGESKPRQHTIDLSQMAVPIQLAQEKKPSPESPRPSTSEAEPSTEYIPPGKICRLAVSTDDDDVVMSSTQQLVKPFKSSVTHVTVVTKPAAAVTSAAQHVSQTPSDSQSKTDTVLEVGEMEGDTLDPQTGLFYRSSQSAPEPTKQTPHSAAAQPPTVSQTEPEQSRQTSSSTQPPPPPPPQLQSKPQISQPSSSSSIFPSNPPLIKKLPKLHVQSPPKPQVPTQSPKDRPVAAPAQAGAKVTSPGTPTKLLVTPQLPKLQQAPTSHHRPLHTPMSHPPPLQAHHPVSTEKTSSSQQPIITQSATVTKISFGSSHHPSPVFSSAEATAKLIPESSSGPSGEKSSVSDILKISMMEAEIDPSIEPMVVDSSSDSGPLVKALEVRAVSGTLDSGQFISSSGTSIHHSHAKPQQFSCMPSLAAQRSKEDLEVIEFSILPDSSQSNVVVEPSGFLEITNYTSQQQEEDSPMEQEVDSSNDEAAAASPPDQP, from the exons ATG ACCATGATTCAGCTGGAGAAGCCGGTTCTGCCTGGTACCATGCCGGTGGTATGGCCCACCATCCTCGACCTGGGCAGGGATGAGTGTAAGAGAATTCTCCGGAAACTGG AGCTGGAGGCGTATGCTGGAGTTATCAGCGCCCTGCGAGCCCAGGGAGACCTGACAAAAGACAAGAAGGACCTGCTGGGAGAACTCACTAAGATCCTTGG CATCTCCACAGAGCGCCATCGTGCAGAGGTCCGCAGGGCTGTCAACGATGAACGCCTCACCACCATTGCGTATCA CATGTCGGGTCCTAACAGCTCCTCTGAATGGTCGATTGAAGGACGCCGACTGGTTCCTTTGATGCCTCGGCTCGTCCCGCAGACAGCCTTCACTGTGACTGCTAATGCTGTAGCCAGCGCCACGGCCAATCAGAACGCCTCCCTACTGCTGCCAGCtgagacaggaaacaaagaag TGGTTGTCTGTTACTCTTACACAAGCACCACCTGCACTTCCACGAGCGCCACAGCCACCAGTGGCATCGGAGCAACCGTCAAATCACCACGACCACCCAGTCCCTCATCCAACGTGGTGGTGCTGCCCAGCGGGAGCACGGTCTACGTGAAAA GTGTGAGCTGTTCCGATGAGGACGAGAAGCCTCGCAAGAGAAGAAGAACCAACTCCTCCAGCTCGTCTCCGGTGATGCTGAAGGAAGTCACCAAAGTGTCCCCACAGGTGTCCAAGAGCATCACAGTGCCGGTGAGCGGCAGCCCCAAGATGAGCAACATCATGCAGAGCATCGCCAACTCACTGCCACCCCACCTGTCCCCGGTCAAGATCACCTTCACCAAGCCCACCATCCAGACCACCAGCTCCACCACACAGAAG GTCATCATCGTTACAACGTCTCCCAGCTCCAACTTCGTCCCCAACATCCTGTCAAAGTCTCACGCTCACAACAACGCCGCTCTGTCTAAACTGGCCGCCTCCTCCATCCTGACGGCGCCAACGCAGAAACAGACCGTGGTGTTCCCAGCCAGCGCCAGCCCGTCCAACACTGTTGCAGTGACCACAGTCGTGTCCTCCTCCCCATCAGTGGTCATGTCCACTGTGGCGTCAT GTGCTGGTTCAGCCGGAGTGAAGGTGGCGTCTGCCAGACTTCCTTCACCCAAAACAATGGTGGGCTCCCCGGCTCAGATCATGGCTCAGTTCCCCAAACAGCAGTCGCccaaacagctgcagcagggcTCAGCTTTGGGTGCTGCTGGTGTCGGTCAGGCCCAGGCCACCTGTAGCTCACCTGGAGGAAAACCTACCATCCAGATCAAACAGGAGTCCG GAGTAAAGATAATCACTCAGCAGGTCCAACCCAGTAAAATCCTCCCCAAGCCGTCGTCAGTTCTCTCTAGCAGCAGCTCGTCCCCCATCATGGTTGTCAGCAGCAATGGAGCCATCATGACCACCAAACTGGTCACCCAGCCCACAG CCACCCAGGCCACCTACACCAGACCCACTGTGAGCCCGGGCATCGGTGCCAGAATCACAGCCTCCAGCGGCGGGACCACTTATGTGAAGACCACAAGCGGTAACATCATCACAGTGGTGCCCAAGTCTCTGGCCACGCTGGGCGGGAAGATCATCAGCAGCAACATCGTCTCTG gaacaaCCACGAAGATCACAACCATCCCCATGACCTCCAAACCAAACGTCATCGTGGTGCAGAAGACCACGGGGAAGGGAGCGACCATCCAGGGACTGCCGGGCAAGAACGTGGTCACCACTCTTTTAAATGCCGGG GGCTTGCAGGCTGTCCAGGGGACTAAACCGGCAATCATCACCGCCTCCAGACCCATCACCAAGATGATCGTCACCCAGCCCAAAGGCATGGGCTCTGGGTCCCAGGCCACCGCCACCAAGATCATCCCCACCAAGATCGTCTACGGCCAGCAGGGCAAGACTCAG GTTCTCATTAAGCCTAAGCCGGTCTTCCAGACAGCATTAGTCGAGCAGACCCGGCAGCTGGTCACCGAGACTCTGCAGCAGGTGACCCGCTCAGTCGACATCTTGCAGGGTCAGACCTCAGGCCAGGACGGGTCCACGAAGGACGAGCCCGGCGAGGCTTCCCACAGCAGTGCTCAAG AGCCTCACCCTGTAGTGCACGTGGTCTCCTCCAGAGAGCAGGATTGGACCGAGCAGGAAGTCTCCGTGGAGTCCAGCCCCACTATTATCTACCAGGAGGTGTCTGCCGGGGAATCCCAGTCGGCTACTTCTACCATTAAAGCTTtgctggagctgcagcagaCAACAG TGAAGGAGAAGGGAGAGTCCAAACCCAGACAGCACACCATCGACCTGAGTCAGATGGCCGTGCCCATACAGCTGGCCCAGGAGAAGAAACCCAGCCCCGAGTCCCCCAGACCCTCCACCTCAGAGGCTGAACCCAGCACTGAGTACATCCCACCAG gtAAAATCTGCAGGCTGGCGGTGTCCACAGACGACGATGACGTGGTCATGTCCTCCACTCAGCAGCTGGTGAAGCCTTTCAAGAGCAGCGTCACCCATGTTACTGTGGTGAccaaacctgctgctgctgtcacctCTGCAGCTCAGCACGTCAGCCAAACG CCGTCTGACAGTCAGAGTAAAACTGACACAGTGTTAGAGGTTGGAGAGATGGAGGGCGACACGTTGGATCCTCAGACAGGTTTATTCTATCGCTCCAGCCAATCAGCTCCTGAACCCACGAAACAAACCCCCCACTCTGCAGCCGCTCAGCCTCCAACTGTGAGCCAGACTGAGCCCGAGCAGAGCCGGCAGACCTCATCCTCCACCCagcctcctccaccacctcctccacagCTGCAGAGCAAACCTCAGATCAGCCagccatcctcctcctcctccatcttcccCTCCAATCCTCCTCTCATCAAGAAACTCCCAAAGCTACACGTGCAGAGTCCACCCAAACCCCAGGTCCCCACCCAGAGCCCCAAAGACAGACCTGTGGCTGCTCCAGCACAAGCGGGGGCAAAGGTAACGAGCCCAGGCACGCCAACTAAACTTCTGGTGACGCCGCAGCTCCCGAAACTCCAACAAGCACCAACGTCCCACCACAGACCGCTGCACACACCCATGTCCCATCCGCCACCCCTGCAGGCACACCACCCGGTCAGCACGGAGAAGACTTCCTCCAGCCAG CAGCCAATCATCACACAGAGTGCCACCGTCACTAAGATCTCCTTTGGCAGCTCCCACCATCCATCACCAGTCTTCAGCAGCGCAGAGGCCACAGCCAAACTGATCCCAGAGTCCAGCTCCGGCCCCTCAGGAGAGAAATCCTCCGTGTCAGACATCCTGAAGATCTCAATGATGGAGGCGGAGATCGACCCCAGCATAGAGCCAATGGTGGTGGACTCCTCCAGCGACTCTGGCCCTCTGGTGAAAGCTCTGGAGGTCCGGGCCGTGTCAGGCACGCTGGACTCGGGCCAGTTCATCAGCAGCTCTGGGACCTCTATACATCATTCCCACGCAAAGCCACAGCAGTTCAGCTGCATGCCGAGCCTCGCTGCACAGAGGAGCAAAGAGGACCTGGAGGTCATCGAG TTCTCCATCCTGCCGGACTCCAGCCAGTCCAACGTGGTGGTGGAGCCCAGCGGCTTCCTGGAAATCACCAACTACACCagccagcagcaggaggaggacagcCCCATGGAGCAGGAGGTGGACAGCAGCAACGACGAGGCGGCTGCAGCCAGCCCCCCCGACCAACCGTGA
- the emsy gene encoding BRCA2-interacting transcriptional repressor EMSY isoform X6, with translation MTMIQLEKPVLPGTMPVVWPTILDLGRDECKRILRKLELEAYAGVISALRAQGDLTKDKKDLLGELTKILGISTERHRAEVRRAVNDERLTTIAYHMSGPNSSSEWSIEGRRLVPLMPRLVPQTAFTVTANAVASATANQNASLLLPAETGNKEVVVCYSYTSTTCTSTSATATSGIGATVKSPRPPSPSSNVVVLPSGSTVYVKSVSCSDEDEKPRKRRRTNSSSSSPVMLKEVTKVSPQVSKSITVPVSGSPKMSNIMQSIANSLPPHLSPVKITFTKPTIQTTSSTTQKVIIVTTSPSSNFVPNILSKSHAHNNAALSKLAASSILTAPTQKQTVVFPASASPSNTVAVTTVVSSSPSVVMSTVASCAGSAGVKVASARLPSPKTMVGSPAQIMAQFPKQQSPKQLQQGSALGAAGVGQAQATCSSPGGKPTIQIKQESGVKIITQQVQPSKILPKPSSVLSSSSSSPIMVVSSNGAIMTTKLVTQPTATQATYTRPTVSPGIGARITASSGGTTYVKTTSGNIITVVPKSLATLGGKIISSNIVSGTTTKITTIPMTSKPNVIVVQKTTGKGATIQGLPGKNVVTTLLNAGGEKGLQAVQGTKPAIITASRPITKMIVTQPKGMGSGSQATATKIIPTKIVYGQQGKTQVLIKPKPVFQTALVEQTRQLVTETLQQVTRSVDILQGQTSGQDGSTKDEPGEASHSSAQEPHPVVHVVSSREQDWTEQEVSVESSPTIIYQEVSAGESQSATSTIKALLELQQTTVKEKGESKPRQHTIDLSQMAVPIQLAQEKKPSPESPRPSTSEAEPSTEYIPPGKICRLAVSTDDDDVVMSSTQQLVKPFKSSVTHVTVVTKPAAAVTSAAQHVSQTPSDSQSKTDTVLEVGEMEGDTLDPQTGLFYRSSQSAPEPTKQTPHSAAAQPPTVSQTEPEQSRQTSSSTQPPPPPPPQLQSKPQISQPSSSSSIFPSNPPLIKKLPKLHVQSPPKPQVPTQSPKDRPVAAPAQAGAKVTSPGTPTKLLVTPQLPKLQQAPTSHHRPLHTPMSHPPPLQAHHPVSTEKTSSSQQPIITQSATVTKISFGSSHHPSPVFSSAEATAKLIPESSSGPSGEKSSVSDILKISMMEAEIDPSIEPMVVDSSSDSGPLVKALEVRAVSGTLDSGQFISSSGTSIHHSHAKPQQFSCMPSLAAQRSKEDLEVIEVIPQFSILPDSSQSNVVVEPSGFLEITNYTSQQQEEDSPMEQEVDSSNDEAAAASPPDQP, from the exons ATG ACCATGATTCAGCTGGAGAAGCCGGTTCTGCCTGGTACCATGCCGGTGGTATGGCCCACCATCCTCGACCTGGGCAGGGATGAGTGTAAGAGAATTCTCCGGAAACTGG AGCTGGAGGCGTATGCTGGAGTTATCAGCGCCCTGCGAGCCCAGGGAGACCTGACAAAAGACAAGAAGGACCTGCTGGGAGAACTCACTAAGATCCTTGG CATCTCCACAGAGCGCCATCGTGCAGAGGTCCGCAGGGCTGTCAACGATGAACGCCTCACCACCATTGCGTATCA CATGTCGGGTCCTAACAGCTCCTCTGAATGGTCGATTGAAGGACGCCGACTGGTTCCTTTGATGCCTCGGCTCGTCCCGCAGACAGCCTTCACTGTGACTGCTAATGCTGTAGCCAGCGCCACGGCCAATCAGAACGCCTCCCTACTGCTGCCAGCtgagacaggaaacaaagaag TGGTTGTCTGTTACTCTTACACAAGCACCACCTGCACTTCCACGAGCGCCACAGCCACCAGTGGCATCGGAGCAACCGTCAAATCACCACGACCACCCAGTCCCTCATCCAACGTGGTGGTGCTGCCCAGCGGGAGCACGGTCTACGTGAAAA GTGTGAGCTGTTCCGATGAGGACGAGAAGCCTCGCAAGAGAAGAAGAACCAACTCCTCCAGCTCGTCTCCGGTGATGCTGAAGGAAGTCACCAAAGTGTCCCCACAGGTGTCCAAGAGCATCACAGTGCCGGTGAGCGGCAGCCCCAAGATGAGCAACATCATGCAGAGCATCGCCAACTCACTGCCACCCCACCTGTCCCCGGTCAAGATCACCTTCACCAAGCCCACCATCCAGACCACCAGCTCCACCACACAGAAG GTCATCATCGTTACAACGTCTCCCAGCTCCAACTTCGTCCCCAACATCCTGTCAAAGTCTCACGCTCACAACAACGCCGCTCTGTCTAAACTGGCCGCCTCCTCCATCCTGACGGCGCCAACGCAGAAACAGACCGTGGTGTTCCCAGCCAGCGCCAGCCCGTCCAACACTGTTGCAGTGACCACAGTCGTGTCCTCCTCCCCATCAGTGGTCATGTCCACTGTGGCGTCAT GTGCTGGTTCAGCCGGAGTGAAGGTGGCGTCTGCCAGACTTCCTTCACCCAAAACAATGGTGGGCTCCCCGGCTCAGATCATGGCTCAGTTCCCCAAACAGCAGTCGCccaaacagctgcagcagggcTCAGCTTTGGGTGCTGCTGGTGTCGGTCAGGCCCAGGCCACCTGTAGCTCACCTGGAGGAAAACCTACCATCCAGATCAAACAGGAGTCCG GAGTAAAGATAATCACTCAGCAGGTCCAACCCAGTAAAATCCTCCCCAAGCCGTCGTCAGTTCTCTCTAGCAGCAGCTCGTCCCCCATCATGGTTGTCAGCAGCAATGGAGCCATCATGACCACCAAACTGGTCACCCAGCCCACAG CCACCCAGGCCACCTACACCAGACCCACTGTGAGCCCGGGCATCGGTGCCAGAATCACAGCCTCCAGCGGCGGGACCACTTATGTGAAGACCACAAGCGGTAACATCATCACAGTGGTGCCCAAGTCTCTGGCCACGCTGGGCGGGAAGATCATCAGCAGCAACATCGTCTCTG gaacaaCCACGAAGATCACAACCATCCCCATGACCTCCAAACCAAACGTCATCGTGGTGCAGAAGACCACGGGGAAGGGAGCGACCATCCAGGGACTGCCGGGCAAGAACGTGGTCACCACTCTTTTAAATGCCGGG GGTGAGAAGGGCTTGCAGGCTGTCCAGGGGACTAAACCGGCAATCATCACCGCCTCCAGACCCATCACCAAGATGATCGTCACCCAGCCCAAAGGCATGGGCTCTGGGTCCCAGGCCACCGCCACCAAGATCATCCCCACCAAGATCGTCTACGGCCAGCAGGGCAAGACTCAG GTTCTCATTAAGCCTAAGCCGGTCTTCCAGACAGCATTAGTCGAGCAGACCCGGCAGCTGGTCACCGAGACTCTGCAGCAGGTGACCCGCTCAGTCGACATCTTGCAGGGTCAGACCTCAGGCCAGGACGGGTCCACGAAGGACGAGCCCGGCGAGGCTTCCCACAGCAGTGCTCAAG AGCCTCACCCTGTAGTGCACGTGGTCTCCTCCAGAGAGCAGGATTGGACCGAGCAGGAAGTCTCCGTGGAGTCCAGCCCCACTATTATCTACCAGGAGGTGTCTGCCGGGGAATCCCAGTCGGCTACTTCTACCATTAAAGCTTtgctggagctgcagcagaCAACAG TGAAGGAGAAGGGAGAGTCCAAACCCAGACAGCACACCATCGACCTGAGTCAGATGGCCGTGCCCATACAGCTGGCCCAGGAGAAGAAACCCAGCCCCGAGTCCCCCAGACCCTCCACCTCAGAGGCTGAACCCAGCACTGAGTACATCCCACCAG gtAAAATCTGCAGGCTGGCGGTGTCCACAGACGACGATGACGTGGTCATGTCCTCCACTCAGCAGCTGGTGAAGCCTTTCAAGAGCAGCGTCACCCATGTTACTGTGGTGAccaaacctgctgctgctgtcacctCTGCAGCTCAGCACGTCAGCCAAACG CCGTCTGACAGTCAGAGTAAAACTGACACAGTGTTAGAGGTTGGAGAGATGGAGGGCGACACGTTGGATCCTCAGACAGGTTTATTCTATCGCTCCAGCCAATCAGCTCCTGAACCCACGAAACAAACCCCCCACTCTGCAGCCGCTCAGCCTCCAACTGTGAGCCAGACTGAGCCCGAGCAGAGCCGGCAGACCTCATCCTCCACCCagcctcctccaccacctcctccacagCTGCAGAGCAAACCTCAGATCAGCCagccatcctcctcctcctccatcttcccCTCCAATCCTCCTCTCATCAAGAAACTCCCAAAGCTACACGTGCAGAGTCCACCCAAACCCCAGGTCCCCACCCAGAGCCCCAAAGACAGACCTGTGGCTGCTCCAGCACAAGCGGGGGCAAAGGTAACGAGCCCAGGCACGCCAACTAAACTTCTGGTGACGCCGCAGCTCCCGAAACTCCAACAAGCACCAACGTCCCACCACAGACCGCTGCACACACCCATGTCCCATCCGCCACCCCTGCAGGCACACCACCCGGTCAGCACGGAGAAGACTTCCTCCAGCCAG CAGCCAATCATCACACAGAGTGCCACCGTCACTAAGATCTCCTTTGGCAGCTCCCACCATCCATCACCAGTCTTCAGCAGCGCAGAGGCCACAGCCAAACTGATCCCAGAGTCCAGCTCCGGCCCCTCAGGAGAGAAATCCTCCGTGTCAGACATCCTGAAGATCTCAATGATGGAGGCGGAGATCGACCCCAGCATAGAGCCAATGGTGGTGGACTCCTCCAGCGACTCTGGCCCTCTGGTGAAAGCTCTGGAGGTCCGGGCCGTGTCAGGCACGCTGGACTCGGGCCAGTTCATCAGCAGCTCTGGGACCTCTATACATCATTCCCACGCAAAGCCACAGCAGTTCAGCTGCATGCCGAGCCTCGCTGCACAGAGGAGCAAAGAGGACCTGGAGGTCATCGAG GTGATTCCCCAGTTCTCCATCCTGCCGGACTCCAGCCAGTCCAACGTGGTGGTGGAGCCCAGCGGCTTCCTGGAAATCACCAACTACACCagccagcagcaggaggaggacagcCCCATGGAGCAGGAGGTGGACAGCAGCAACGACGAGGCGGCTGCAGCCAGCCCCCCCGACCAACCGTGA